The proteins below come from a single Streptomyces sp. M92 genomic window:
- a CDS encoding helix-turn-helix domain-containing protein, whose amino-acid sequence MSVNGETDEPGWEVDPDDEWGVAVLTTVGRQLKLRREAVGMTAAEFGTAVGYGEDLVYKVEGGKRIPRREYLQRADEVLGAGGLLTAMWEDVARVRYPKRVRELAKLEASAVEIGLYSTHNIHGLLQTEAHMRALFDAWLPAHTEEETERMVAARLARRSVFERSPAPTLSFVQEEATLHRPVGGRMVWRRQLERLLELGELRNVSIQVMPTDCEEHVGTGGLIEVLKFPDGTAVARSEGAFAGRPVTDPKQIRILELRYGMIRAQALTPRESRAVIEQMLGES is encoded by the coding sequence ATGTCGGTGAACGGCGAGACGGACGAGCCGGGTTGGGAGGTCGACCCGGACGACGAGTGGGGTGTGGCTGTCCTCACCACCGTGGGGAGGCAGCTGAAGCTGCGCCGCGAGGCGGTGGGGATGACGGCGGCCGAGTTCGGGACGGCGGTCGGGTACGGGGAGGATCTGGTCTACAAGGTGGAGGGCGGGAAACGGATTCCCCGGCGGGAGTACCTGCAGCGGGCCGACGAGGTGCTGGGGGCGGGTGGCCTGCTGACGGCGATGTGGGAGGACGTTGCCAGGGTCCGGTATCCGAAACGGGTCCGGGAACTGGCGAAGCTGGAGGCCAGTGCGGTCGAGATCGGGTTGTACAGCACCCACAACATCCATGGCCTGTTGCAGACCGAGGCTCACATGCGCGCTCTGTTCGACGCGTGGCTTCCCGCCCACACGGAGGAGGAGACGGAACGCATGGTGGCCGCGCGGCTGGCTCGCCGCTCGGTCTTCGAGCGGTCCCCGGCGCCCACCCTCAGCTTCGTCCAGGAGGAAGCGACGCTCCACCGCCCGGTCGGCGGCAGAATGGTGTGGCGTCGGCAGCTCGAACGTCTCTTGGAACTGGGGGAGTTGCGGAACGTGTCGATTCAAGTGATGCCGACCGACTGCGAGGAGCATGTCGGGACGGGTGGCCTGATCGAGGTGCTCAAATTCCCCGACGGCACCGCGGTGGCGCGTTCGGAGGGGGCCTTCGCCGGGCGGCCGGTGACCGATCCGAAGCAGATCAGAATCCTCGAACTGCGCTATGGCATGATCCGGGCCCAGGCTCTCACGCCCCGAGAGTCGCGGGCCGTCATCGAACAGATGCTTGGAGAGTCATGA
- a CDS encoding DUF305 domain-containing protein: protein MTPRRAGWITGAAAAALVAAGGITYAVAGDDGAGRVPTADSADAGFARDMAVHHQQAVEMSYIVRDRTDDEEVRRLAYDIAQTQANQRGMMIGWLDLWGLPKVSSDPPMTWMGMGDMPSAGEGSLMPGMATDAEMEKLGTLSGRQAEVYYLQLMTEHHKGGVHMAEGCAEKCTVGVEKRLAQGMVESQESEMRLMADLLAERGAKPPA from the coding sequence GTGACCCCGAGGCGGGCCGGCTGGATCACGGGGGCCGCCGCCGCGGCCCTCGTCGCGGCCGGCGGCATCACCTACGCGGTCGCCGGGGACGACGGCGCGGGCCGCGTCCCGACGGCCGACTCCGCCGACGCCGGTTTCGCGCGCGACATGGCCGTGCACCACCAGCAGGCCGTGGAGATGTCGTACATCGTGCGCGACCGCACCGACGACGAGGAGGTGCGGCGGCTCGCGTACGACATCGCGCAGACCCAGGCCAACCAGCGCGGCATGATGATCGGCTGGCTGGACCTGTGGGGGCTGCCGAAGGTGTCGTCCGATCCGCCGATGACCTGGATGGGGATGGGGGACATGCCGTCGGCGGGCGAGGGCTCGCTGATGCCGGGCATGGCCACCGACGCCGAGATGGAGAAGCTCGGCACCCTCAGCGGCAGGCAGGCCGAGGTCTACTACCTCCAGCTCATGACCGAGCATCACAAGGGCGGCGTCCACATGGCCGAGGGGTGTGCCGAGAAGTGCACGGTGGGGGTGGAGAAGCGGCTGGCCCAGGGGATGGTGGAGTCGCAGGAGTCGGAGATGCGGCTGATGGCGGACCTGCTCGCCGAGCGGGGTGCGAAGCCACCCGCGTGA
- a CDS encoding type II toxin-antitoxin system Phd/YefM family antitoxin yields MSITASEARQNLFPLIEQVNEDHAPVHITSRKGNAVLMSEEDFTAWTETVHLLRSPRNARRLLDSIAEAEAGEARHRELIDPDAERA; encoded by the coding sequence ATGTCCATCACCGCCAGCGAAGCCCGTCAGAACCTGTTCCCGCTGATAGAGCAGGTCAACGAGGACCATGCCCCGGTGCACATCACCTCCCGCAAGGGGAACGCCGTGCTGATGTCCGAGGAGGACTTCACGGCGTGGACGGAGACCGTGCACCTGCTGCGGTCGCCGAGGAACGCCCGCCGTCTGCTCGACTCGATCGCGGAGGCCGAGGCCGGCGAGGCGCGGCACCGCGAGCTGATCGACCCGGACGCGGAGCGGGCGTGA
- a CDS encoding DUF397 domain-containing protein, translating to MTRISVTPDASTLVWFKSSYSSSGDGNDCVEVAITPATIHIRDSKRPDGPRLTVPPASWTAFVGGTGKA from the coding sequence ATGACCCGCATTTCCGTAACCCCGGACGCGTCCACGCTGGTCTGGTTCAAGAGCAGCTACAGCAGCAGCGGAGACGGCAACGACTGCGTGGAGGTCGCGATAACCCCCGCCACCATCCACATCCGCGACTCCAAGCGCCCGGACGGCCCCCGCCTCACCGTGCCCCCGGCCTCGTGGACGGCGTTCGTGGGCGGCACCGGCAAGGCGTGA
- a CDS encoding DUF3105 domain-containing protein codes for MGSAKKSSNQARQARIAEMRRAEEARERRNRILTIGVSTVVVAGLVVGGVFLIRSQSDDSDSMASNGDGSKTSGKFVTGEDGVRTWEGNLGRNHVTKKVSYPAEPPVGGDHNQVWMNCDGDVYTEPLNNENAVHSLEHGAVWVTYTDKAPKAEVEKLAEKVKKTPYSLMSPNDKQKDPIMLTAWGHQRTVTGADDPNVDKFFEKFVQGEQTPEPGAACTNGLPQ; via the coding sequence ATGGGTTCCGCCAAGAAGAGCAGCAACCAGGCGCGACAGGCCCGCATAGCCGAGATGCGACGCGCCGAGGAGGCCCGCGAGCGCCGGAACCGGATCCTGACCATCGGGGTCAGCACCGTGGTCGTCGCCGGTCTCGTGGTCGGCGGCGTCTTCCTCATCCGGTCGCAGTCCGACGACTCGGACAGCATGGCCTCGAACGGCGACGGGTCGAAGACCTCCGGCAAGTTCGTCACCGGCGAGGACGGAGTGCGGACCTGGGAGGGGAACCTCGGGCGCAACCACGTCACCAAGAAGGTGTCCTACCCCGCCGAGCCCCCCGTCGGCGGCGACCACAACCAGGTCTGGATGAACTGCGACGGCGACGTCTACACCGAGCCGCTGAACAACGAGAACGCCGTGCACTCGCTGGAGCACGGCGCCGTGTGGGTGACGTACACCGACAAGGCCCCGAAGGCCGAGGTCGAGAAGCTGGCGGAGAAGGTGAAGAAGACGCCGTACTCGCTGATGAGCCCCAACGACAAGCAGAAGGACCCGATCATGCTGACCGCCTGGGGCCACCAGCGCACCGTGACGGGCGCCGACGACCCGAACGTCGACAAGTTCTTCGAGAAGTTCGTCCAGGGCGAGCAGACCCCCGAGCCGGGGGCCGCGTGCACCAACGGGCTGCCGCAGTGA
- the glnA gene encoding type I glutamate--ammonia ligase yields MDKQQEFVIRTLEERDIRFVRLWFTDVLGFLKSVAVAPAELEQAFDEGIGFDGSAIEGFARVYESDMIAKPDPSTFQVLPWRAEAPGTARMFCDILMPDGSPSFADPRYVLKRALARTSDLGFTFYTHPEIEFFLLKNKPVDGTVPTPADNSGYFDHTPQNIGMDFRRQAITMLESMGISVEFSHHEGAPGQQEIDLRYADALSTADNIMTFRLVMKQVALEQGLQATFMPKPFSEFPGSGMHSHLSLFEGDRNAFYESGAEYQLSKVGRSFIAGLLRHAAEISAVTNQWVNSYKRIWGGTERTAGAGGEAPSYICWGHNNRSALVRVPMYKPGKTGSARVEVRSIDSGANPYLTYAVLLAAGLKGIEEGYELPPGAEDDVWALSDSERRALGIEPLPQNLGEALALMERSDLVAETLGEHVFDFFLRNKRQEWEEYRSQVTAFELRKSLPVL; encoded by the coding sequence ATGGACAAGCAGCAGGAGTTCGTGATCCGGACGCTGGAGGAGCGCGACATCCGGTTCGTACGCCTGTGGTTCACGGACGTGCTGGGCTTCCTGAAGTCCGTGGCCGTGGCCCCGGCCGAGCTGGAGCAGGCCTTCGACGAGGGCATCGGCTTCGACGGCTCGGCGATCGAGGGCTTCGCCCGGGTCTACGAGTCCGACATGATCGCCAAGCCGGACCCCTCCACCTTCCAGGTCCTCCCCTGGCGCGCGGAGGCCCCCGGCACGGCCCGCATGTTCTGCGACATCCTGATGCCGGACGGCTCCCCGTCCTTCGCGGACCCGCGCTACGTCCTCAAGCGCGCCCTGGCCCGCACCTCCGACCTGGGCTTCACCTTCTACACCCACCCGGAGATCGAGTTCTTCCTGCTGAAGAACAAGCCGGTCGACGGCACGGTCCCCACCCCCGCCGACAACTCCGGCTACTTCGACCACACCCCGCAGAACATCGGCATGGACTTCCGCCGCCAGGCGATCACCATGCTGGAGTCGATGGGCATCTCGGTGGAGTTCTCCCACCACGAGGGCGCGCCGGGCCAGCAGGAGATCGACCTCCGATACGCCGACGCGCTCTCCACGGCCGACAACATCATGACGTTCCGCCTGGTCATGAAGCAGGTTGCTCTCGAACAGGGCCTCCAGGCCACCTTCATGCCGAAGCCGTTCTCGGAGTTCCCCGGCTCGGGCATGCACTCCCACCTGTCCCTCTTCGAGGGCGACCGCAACGCGTTCTACGAGTCGGGCGCCGAGTACCAGCTCTCCAAGGTCGGCCGCTCCTTCATCGCGGGCCTGCTGCGGCACGCGGCGGAGATCTCGGCGGTCACCAACCAGTGGGTGAACTCCTACAAGCGCATCTGGGGCGGCACCGAGCGCACGGCGGGCGCGGGCGGCGAGGCCCCCTCCTACATCTGCTGGGGCCACAACAACCGCTCGGCCCTGGTCCGCGTCCCCATGTACAAGCCCGGCAAGACCGGCTCGGCCCGCGTCGAGGTCCGCTCCATCGACTCCGGCGCCAACCCGTACCTCACCTACGCCGTCCTCCTCGCCGCCGGCCTCAAGGGCATCGAGGAGGGCTACGAACTCCCGCCGGGCGCCGAGGACGACGTCTGGGCCCTCTCCGACTCGGAACGCCGCGCCCTGGGCATCGAACCCCTCCCCCAGAACCTGGGCGAGGCCCTCGCCCTGATGGAACGCAGCGACCTCGTCGCCGAGACCCTGGGCGAGCACGTCTTCGACTTCTTCCTCCGGAACAAGCGGCAGGAGTGGGAGGAGTACCGGTCGCAGGTGACGGCGTTCGAGCTGCGGAAGTCGCTGCCGGTGCTGTAA
- a CDS encoding alpha/beta hydrolase has translation MAAVVLAGLHLDRSDERGPEAARSATPEPSTPQPCADRTVRCHLLSTGVWAVVYTSPERDASNATLAPTPEERDGLVLWDPGGPGLRPLDAGTVRAILPSWLRGRTVATFVEPWVVHKVGPECLKSVENVSAGGELSESQTKSWPDEFSSSCDVDLYRLDRAEYEESFRELGDKEGEISGVYAQSFGAVRGTSVMSELERTGGWMVMDAPAPPPGTPATTLMVERSTAVEEGLQRIMGCHKSDALPDCEKELHQTLRDMGDGDTPVGLAGGTEEYERMTALFSLSHDLESNAEPLREILTNWPKLTEADQEIIGKASYSYTRRYGDGQVLPEFVGYLANVCTAYEGWGAGAGSQERNPLGAALSRIHYPCAVMPGSKDSRWATPDAGESPRLLLISNSMDPITPPRAAESWGDKYPDADLLEYEYSGHVKAPEELDEEISAWIAGATE, from the coding sequence TTGGCCGCGGTCGTCCTCGCCGGCCTGCACCTGGACCGGTCCGACGAGCGCGGGCCCGAAGCCGCGCGGTCGGCGACTCCCGAGCCCAGCACACCTCAGCCGTGTGCCGACAGGACCGTTCGCTGCCACCTGCTGTCCACAGGGGTGTGGGCAGTGGTCTACACATCCCCCGAGAGGGATGCGTCGAACGCGACCCTTGCCCCCACACCCGAGGAACGAGACGGATTGGTTCTCTGGGACCCGGGAGGGCCTGGACTGCGTCCACTCGACGCCGGGACGGTTCGGGCGATTCTTCCGTCCTGGCTGCGCGGTCGAACAGTGGCCACGTTCGTCGAGCCCTGGGTCGTCCACAAGGTCGGCCCTGAGTGCCTCAAATCCGTTGAAAACGTATCGGCGGGCGGCGAACTCTCGGAATCACAGACGAAGAGCTGGCCCGACGAATTCAGCAGCTCTTGCGATGTCGACCTGTATCGCCTTGACCGTGCGGAATACGAAGAGTCGTTCAGGGAGCTCGGTGATAAGGAGGGGGAGATCTCAGGAGTCTACGCGCAGTCTTTCGGTGCGGTCCGAGGTACATCCGTGATGTCCGAATTGGAGCGCACCGGCGGCTGGATGGTGATGGACGCTCCCGCTCCTCCGCCGGGAACGCCCGCGACCACCCTCATGGTCGAGCGAAGCACCGCCGTGGAAGAGGGCCTGCAACGCATCATGGGGTGCCACAAGAGTGATGCGCTCCCCGACTGCGAGAAAGAGCTCCATCAGACGCTTCGGGACATGGGGGACGGCGACACCCCGGTCGGCCTCGCCGGCGGTACCGAAGAGTACGAGAGGATGACCGCTCTTTTCTCTCTTTCTCATGACCTTGAAAGCAACGCCGAGCCGCTTCGCGAAATCCTGACCAACTGGCCGAAGCTCACCGAGGCCGACCAGGAGATCATAGGCAAGGCAAGCTACAGCTACACCCGCCGTTACGGCGACGGTCAGGTTCTACCGGAGTTCGTAGGCTATCTTGCCAATGTCTGCACAGCGTACGAAGGATGGGGAGCAGGAGCTGGATCGCAGGAGAGGAATCCTCTGGGAGCAGCGCTTTCGCGTATACACTATCCGTGCGCGGTAATGCCTGGAAGCAAGGATTCCAGATGGGCGACGCCTGATGCGGGAGAATCACCGAGACTACTTCTGATCTCGAACTCCATGGATCCGATCACCCCTCCTCGTGCAGCCGAATCGTGGGGCGACAAGTATCCTGACGCTGATCTCTTGGAGTATGAATACTCGGGCCACGTAAAGGCTCCCGAGGAACTCGACGAGGAAATTTCGGCCTGGATCGCCGGGGCAACCGAATGA
- a CDS encoding NAD+ synthase yields the protein MPRLRLALNQIDSTVGDIDGNAESVVRWTRHSAGQGAHLVAFPEMVLTGYPVEDLALRPSFVEASRAALRSLAARLADEGLGGLPVVVGYLDRSATAQPRYGQPAGAPQNAAAVLYGGEVALSLAKHHLPNYGVFDEFRHFVPGDTLPVVRVRGVDVALAVCEDLWQDGGRVPAARSARAGLLLSVNASPYERDKDDTRLELVRKRAQEAGCTTAYLAMTGGQDELVFDGDSLVVDRDGAVLARAPQFTEGCVVLDLDLPAAGADAPTGVVDDGLRIDRVVLSEEPVPAVGGWLSGGVAERLDDDEEVYSALVVGLRAYVAKNGFRSVLVGLSGGIDSALVAAIACDAVGAENVHGVSMPSKYSSEHSRDDAAELARRTGLHFRTVPIEPMFDAYTGALELTGLAEENLQSRLRGTLLMAISNQEGHLVLAPGNKSELAVGYSTLYGDSVGAYGPIKDVYKTSVFRLAEWRNRAAKDRGQTPPIPGNSITKPPSAELRPGQVDTDSLPDYPVLDAILELYVDRDRGADEIVAAGYDRELVTKTLRMVDTAEYKRRQYPPGTKISPKGFGKDRRLPVTNRWRERG from the coding sequence GTGCCCCGCCTACGACTCGCCCTGAACCAGATCGACTCCACCGTCGGTGATATCGACGGCAACGCCGAGTCGGTCGTCCGCTGGACCCGGCACTCGGCCGGGCAGGGAGCGCACCTGGTGGCGTTCCCGGAGATGGTGCTGACCGGGTACCCGGTCGAGGACCTGGCCCTCAGGCCGTCCTTCGTCGAGGCGTCCCGCGCCGCCCTGCGCTCCCTCGCCGCGCGCCTCGCCGACGAGGGCCTCGGCGGGCTGCCGGTGGTCGTCGGGTACCTCGACCGCTCGGCGACGGCGCAGCCGAGGTACGGCCAGCCGGCCGGCGCCCCGCAGAACGCGGCGGCCGTGCTGTACGGCGGCGAGGTGGCCCTGAGCCTCGCCAAGCACCACCTGCCGAACTACGGCGTCTTCGACGAGTTCCGCCACTTCGTGCCCGGCGACACCCTGCCGGTGGTGCGGGTGCGCGGCGTGGACGTGGCGCTGGCCGTCTGCGAGGACCTGTGGCAGGACGGCGGCCGGGTGCCGGCGGCGCGTTCGGCGCGGGCCGGGCTGCTGCTGTCCGTCAACGCCTCGCCGTACGAGCGGGACAAGGACGACACCCGGCTGGAGCTGGTGCGCAAGCGTGCCCAGGAGGCCGGTTGCACGACCGCGTACCTCGCCATGACCGGCGGGCAGGACGAGCTGGTCTTCGACGGCGACTCGCTCGTGGTCGACCGGGACGGGGCGGTGCTGGCGCGGGCGCCGCAGTTCACCGAGGGGTGCGTGGTGCTGGACCTCGACCTGCCCGCCGCCGGCGCGGACGCCCCCACGGGCGTGGTGGACGACGGGCTGCGGATCGACCGGGTCGTGCTGTCCGAGGAGCCGGTGCCCGCCGTGGGTGGGTGGCTGTCCGGCGGGGTCGCCGAGCGGCTGGACGACGACGAGGAGGTCTACTCGGCCCTCGTCGTCGGGCTGCGCGCGTACGTCGCCAAGAACGGCTTCCGGTCGGTGCTCGTCGGCCTGTCCGGCGGCATCGACTCCGCCCTCGTCGCGGCCATCGCCTGCGACGCGGTCGGCGCGGAGAACGTCCACGGCGTCTCCATGCCCTCCAAGTACTCCTCCGAGCACTCCAGGGACGACGCGGCGGAGCTGGCCCGGCGCACCGGGCTCCACTTCCGCACCGTGCCGATCGAGCCGATGTTCGACGCGTACACGGGGGCGCTGGAGCTGACCGGTCTGGCCGAGGAGAACCTCCAGTCGCGGCTGCGCGGCACACTGCTGATGGCGATCTCCAACCAGGAGGGCCACCTGGTCCTGGCCCCCGGGAACAAGTCGGAGCTGGCGGTCGGGTACTCGACGCTGTACGGCGACTCGGTGGGCGCGTACGGGCCCATCAAGGACGTGTACAAGACGTCCGTCTTCCGTCTCGCCGAGTGGCGCAACCGCGCGGCGAAGGACCGTGGGCAGACCCCGCCGATCCCCGGGAACTCGATCACCAAGCCGCCCAGCGCCGAACTGCGCCCGGGCCAGGTCGACACGGACTCCCTGCCTGACTACCCGGTCCTGGACGCGATCCTCGAGCTGTACGTCGACCGGGACCGGGGCGCGGACGAGATCGTGGCCGCCGGGTACGACCGGGAGCTGGTGACGAAGACGCTGCGCATGGTCGACACCGCCGAGTACAAGCGGCGCCAGTACCCGCCGGGCACCAAGATCTCCCCGAAGGGCTTCGGCAAGGACCGCCGGCTCCCGGTCACCAACCGGTGGCGGGAGCGGGGCTGA
- a CDS encoding VOC family protein, whose translation MDFTLEVIPLPVTDIDRSRDFYRDKVGFHVDIDQEVMPGMRIVQLTPPGSGCSIALGEAIWDMAQGQTKPEPGSYQGLQLCVADIKAAHAELVGRGLDVSEPVQYAPDDGATFMYFKDPDGNGWAIQEYRRREAEPLHKVLSDLKRQG comes from the coding sequence ATGGACTTCACCCTCGAAGTGATCCCGCTGCCCGTCACCGACATCGACCGTTCCCGGGACTTCTACCGGGACAAGGTCGGCTTCCACGTCGACATCGACCAGGAGGTCATGCCGGGGATGCGCATCGTCCAGCTCACGCCCCCGGGCTCGGGCTGCTCGATCGCCCTCGGCGAGGCGATCTGGGACATGGCGCAGGGCCAGACCAAGCCGGAACCCGGCTCCTACCAGGGCCTCCAGCTCTGCGTCGCCGACATCAAGGCGGCCCACGCGGAGCTGGTGGGGCGCGGCCTGGACGTCTCCGAGCCCGTCCAGTACGCCCCGGACGACGGCGCCACCTTCATGTACTTCAAGGACCCCGACGGCAACGGCTGGGCCATCCAGGAGTACCGCCGCCGGGAGGCGGAGCCGCTGCACAAGGTGCTGTCGGACCTGAAGCGGCAGGGCTAG
- a CDS encoding Txe/YoeB family addiction module toxin, giving the protein MRIAFTSHGWEDYVHWAESDRKMTRRINRLLADTARDPFKGIGKPEPLKGDLSGYWSRRIDDTHRLVYKPGDDELIVVQARYHY; this is encoded by the coding sequence GTGAGGATCGCTTTCACGTCGCACGGCTGGGAGGACTACGTCCACTGGGCCGAGAGCGACCGGAAGATGACCAGACGGATCAACAGACTGCTCGCCGACACCGCCCGCGACCCGTTCAAGGGCATCGGCAAGCCGGAGCCGCTGAAGGGCGACCTGTCCGGCTACTGGTCACGGCGCATCGACGACACGCACCGTCTGGTGTACAAGCCGGGCGACGACGAACTGATCGTCGTCCAGGCGCGGTACCACTACTGA